From Nicotiana tabacum cultivar K326 chromosome 22, ASM71507v2, whole genome shotgun sequence, one genomic window encodes:
- the LOC107786385 gene encoding uncharacterized protein LOC107786385 — MKEMEGEVVELYELHYSDLKKLSSEIALSAAESCEEIQRLESITTSVMENLGPEGPGLLAITGVPEASNLRRTLLPLARKLSLLNNEDRRRLLKEHSLGSDVSLKNPNRNVSSFSMQLKYEQCFEISDGRVDDLDVENRDDEVVNQDEFKKLGCTFKELGYCMMDLGLRLAQICDKGIGGQELQQSLLESGTAKGRVIHYHSAVDNDIIREAAKRNGYVKSRNGKFNKNEQASTKQQGTDLSKDQSNDYGLWQQWHYDYGIFTLLTVPMFLLSSHQETPAAVNTGSPVSSEHEFPSPCGHTYLQIFDPKKNQVFMVKAPLESLILQVGEAADILSKGKLRATLHCVCRPPKIEKLSRETFVVFLQPAWSKQFSLLDYPLENLNFNSQQWGIRIEGIEQPRQAPEEISHEIQKIVPPLLSRLKDGMTFAEFSRETTKQYYGGKGLQPNR; from the exons ATGAAAGAGATGGAGGGAGAGGTAGTCGAACTGTACGAGCTTCACTACTCTGATTTGAAGAAACTGTCATCAGAGATAGCTTTATCAGCAGCAGAATCTTGTGAAGAAATTCAGCGGCTTGAATCAATCACCACAAGTGTTATGGAAAACCTAGGACCAGAGGGACCTGGACTTCTGGCCATCACCGGCGTTCCAGAAGCTTCCAATCTTCGTCGAACTCTTCTTCCTTTGGCTCGAAAACTCTCTCTTCTCAATAACGAAGATCGCAGACGCCTTCTTAAG GAACACAGTCTGGGAAGTGATGTTTCATTGAAGAACCCCAATAGAAATGTCTCGTCTTTTTCCATGCAATTGAAATATGAGCAATGCTTTGAAATAAGTGATGGTCGGGTTGATGATCTAGATGTTGAAAATCGGGATGATGAAGTTGTTAATCAGGATGAGTTTAAGAAACTAGGATGCACCTTTAAGGAGCTAGGATACTGCATGATGGACCTAGGGCTTCGTCTTGCACAAATATGTGATAAGGGCATTGGGGGCCAAGAGCTACAACAGAGCTTACTAGAGTCCGGCACAGCTAAAGGGCGTGTAATCCATTACCATTCCGCTGTTGACAATGATATTATTAGAGAAGCTGCAAAAAGAAACGGATATGTTAAATCAAGAAAtggaaaattcaataagaatgaGCAAGCAAGTACGAAACAACAAGGGACTGACTTATCGAAAGACCAGTCAAATGACTATGGTCTATGGCAGCAGTGGCATTATGATTATGGTATTTTCACTCTCTTAACAGTTCCCATGTTTCTGTTGTCCTCTCACCAAGAAACGCCAGCTGCTGTAAATACTGGTTCACCCGTTTCTTCTGAGCATGAGTTCCCTTCGCCCTGTGGTCACACATATCTTCAAATATTTGATCCCAAAAAGAATCAGGTCTTCATGGTAAAGGCACCTTTGGAGAGTCTCATTCTGCAGGTTGGAGAAGCAGCTGATATATTATCTAAGGGGAAGCTACGAGCAACACTTCATTGTGTTTGTAGACCACCAAAGATTGAAAAGTTGAGCAGGGAGACATTTGTTGTCTTCTTGCAGCCAGCGTGGAGCAAACAATTCTCTCTTTTGGATTACCCTCTTgagaatttaaattttaatagTCAGCAGTGGGGAATACGTATTGAGGGAATTGAACAGCCTAGGCAGGCACCAGAGGAAATAAGTCACGAAATTCAAAAAATTGTTCCGCCACTTTTGTCGAGGCTGAAAGATGGGATGACATTTGCAGAATTTTCCCGTGAAACAACGAAACAATACTATGGTGGTAAAGGTTTACAGCCCAACAGATAG
- the LOC107786384 gene encoding serine/threonine-protein kinase Nek2-like, whose product MENYEILEQVGKGSFGSALLVRHKQEKKKYVMKKIRLARQTERTRRSAHQEMELISRIQSPFVVEYKDSWVEKGCYVCIIIGYCEGGDMADAIKRANGVLFPEEKLCKWLVQLLMALDHLHTNHIIHCDVKCSNIFLTKEHDIRLGDFGLAKILSSDDLASSVVGTPSYMCPELLADIPYGCKSDIWSLGCCMYEMTAYKPAFKAFDMQGLINKINKCIVAPLPTTYSGAFRGLIKSMLRKNPELRPSAADLLRHPHLQPYVLKILLNSDSPRQHKFHVQPSNSNYVKKKRFSEPRVAPVFTEREQRRLSSDRALNPSISGTGSPCLSRRAKDLMSSLKKNYSEPSVESTPYDVKSSAISKLSAAVKTVRFNSNRNSTPQRRQSTPLKMSNAGSTRELLPVTHTPVSQPSKSTRRNSLPLSTKAGKLESPYKHNVGLLHQVKSPDVSVNAPRIDKMVDPLASSEDPLLPIQRASPKSVQLSSPSPRYSDWSFTKDKCTVQVVDRSFPKPPLIDPIHGIARIGSECSEHNATTGASSRSSSESRPRRFDTSSYQQRSEALEGLLEFSAQLLQQERLEELTVLLKPFGPEKVSPRETAIWLTKSFKEKGV is encoded by the exons ATATGTTATGAAAAAAATTCGCTTAGCTCGCCAGACAGAGAGAACACGCAGATCTGCCCACCAGGAG ATGGAACTGATCTCAAGAATACAAAGTCCATTTGTGGTGGAATACAAAGATTCCTGGGTGGAAAAG GGATGCTACGTGTGCATTATTATTGGGTATTGTGAAGGAGGTGATAT GGCAGATGCTATTAAGAGAGCTAATGGTGTTCTTTTCCCTGAGGAG AAGCTTTGTAAGTGGCTAGTTCAACTTCTGATGGCACTTGATCACTTGCATACGAACCATATAATTCACTGTGATGTCAAG TGCTCAAATATTTTTCTGACTAAAGAGCACGATATACGTCTAG GTGATTTTGGTCTTGCTAAAATACTGTCTTCGGATGATCTTGCTTCCTCT GTGGTGGGTACCCCAAGTTATATGTGTCCCGAGCTTCTTGCTGATATACCCTATGGTTGTAAATCAGACATCTGGTCTTTGG GTTGCTGCATGTATGAAATGACTGCTTACAAGCCGGCATTCAAAGCATTT GATATGCAAGGTCTAATTAACAAAATTAACAAATGTATAGTTGCTCCACTTCCCACCACGTATTCTGGTGCATT CCGTGGCCTTATTAAGAGTATGCTAAGGAAAAACCCAGAACTCAGGCCAAGT GCTGCAGATTTACTCCGACATCCCCATCTTCAACCCTATGTGTTAAAAATCCTTCTGAATTCTGACAGCCCTAGACAGCACAAGTTCCACGTCCAGCCCTCTAATTCAAACTATgtaaagaaaaaaagattttctgAGCCTAGAGTTGCTCCAGTCTTCACTGAAAGAGAGCAGAGGCGATTGTCCAGTGATAGGGCTTTGAACCCTAGTATTTCTGGTACGGGTTCTCCATGTTTATCCCGGAGAGCAAAAGATCTAATGAGTTCTTTGAAGAAAAACTATTCAGAGCCGTCTGTTGAAAGTACTCCTTATGACGTAAAAAGTTCTGCTATCTCAAAGTTGTCAGCTGCTGTCAAAACTGTGCGATTTAATTCAAATAGAAATTCCACACCTCAGAGGAGACAGAGCACTCCATTAAAGATGTCCAATGCTGGTTCTACCCGTGAACTG CTTCCAGTGACACATACACCAGTTAGCCAACCGTCCAAGTCAACGCGTAGAAATTCTCTTCCTTTATCAACAAAAGCTGGGAAGTTGGAGTCGCCTTACAAACATAATGTTGGTCTTCTTCACCAAGTGAAGTCTCCGGATGTCTCTGTGAATGCTCCAAGAATTGACAAGATGGTTGATCCCTTGGCTTCTTCAGAAGATCCTCTTTTGCCCATCCAGAGAGCTTCACCAAAATCTGTTCAGTTGTCTTCCCCCTCACCACGCTATAGTGACTGGTCGTTCACAAAAGACAAGTGTACAGTACAGGTTGTTGACAGAAGCTTTCCCAAGCCACCTTTAATTGACCCTATTCATGGAATTGCGCGGATTGGAAGTGAATGTTCAGAACATAATGCAACAACTGGCGCTTCAAGCCGGTCATCTTCAGAATCTCGTCCCCGGAGGTTTGACACCTCTTCTTACCAGCAACGTTCTGAAGCCTTAGAAGGATTACTTGAGTTCAGTGCTCAACTATTGCAGCAAGAGCGTTTAGAAGAGCTTACAGTGTTACTGAAGCCATTTGGGCCAGAAAAGGTTTCTCCAAGGGAAACTGCTATCTGGCTGACTAAGAGTTTCAAGGAGAAGGGAGTGTAA
- the LOC142176477 gene encoding uncharacterized protein LOC142176477 has product MYDVCQAFYHPSMQDRSLTTYFSEFKKVYDELNVILPFSPDVKVQQAQREQLAVMSFLSGLSPEFEGAKSQILSGTAISSLKEAFTRVLRTEKSHPGPTATIDSGALLSRVQKNRSHSNRNRSSDSRDLKQGEVECFYCHELGHTIRYCVKLQNKNKRSQYANIATSETISPSQSSSPPINTIPESGKTTKCLLSSSSKWVIDSGATDHMTGSYDEADYW; this is encoded by the exons ATGTATGATGTGTGCCAGGCATTTTACCATCCATCCATGCAAGATCGCTCTCTCACCACTTACTTCTCAGAGTTTAAGAAGGTGTATGATGAGCTTAATGTTATATTGCCGTTTAGTCCAGATGTGAAGGTACAACAGGCTCAGCGTGAACAACTAGCGGTCATGAGTTTCCTTTCTGGTCTTTCTCCCGAATTTGAAGGGGCCAAATCGCAGATTTTATCTGGGACTGCTATCTCTTCCTTGAAAGAGGCCTTTACAAGAGTGTTGCGTACTGAAAAGTCTCATCCAGGTCCGACAGCCACGATCGATAGTGGTGCTCTGCTTAGCCGCGTCCAAAAGAATAGGAGTCATAGTAATCGCAATCGGAGTAGCGATAGTCGAGACCTAAAGCAAGGGGAAGTTGAATGTTTTTATTGTCATGAGCTCGGTCATACCATACGTTATTGTGTGAAGCTTCAGAATAAGAACAAAAGATCTCAGTATGCCAACATCGCCACTTCCGAGACTATTTCACCATCTCAGTCATCATCTCCTCCTATCAATACTATCCCCGAGTCAGGTAAAACCACTAAGTGTCTCCTCTCTTCGTCATCCAAATGGGTCATTGATTCTGGTGCCACAGATCATATGACAG GATCTTACGACGAAGCAGATTATTGGTAA